One Chroogloeocystis siderophila 5.2 s.c.1 DNA window includes the following coding sequences:
- a CDS encoding DMT family transporter: MNYHNAPEGASFGLLMIMVSAILWGTVGIFVQTIYTLSEGNSFSIGFLRLAISLPVLFFACARTLVGWQMLQIAKRDLALMLLTGAMTAFYQVCYFTSISYIGVAAATLITLCTAPVWVALLASLILHERFTLGILLAGLCAVGGTALLVNVQPGQITVRSQILGVCLALSSALAYASVTLCSRLLSRRYHPLQSLTVSFFAGAVFLLPIALITGLVLQYPFVGWIALLYLGIVTTAFAYVLYFSGIRHTPATVASIATLLEPLTSTILAWWLLGENLGTSGIIGGVLLLIAIGTLYWDLRWNQRHSRRN, from the coding sequence ATGAATTATCATAACGCCCCAGAGGGCGCTAGTTTTGGGTTGCTGATGATTATGGTTTCAGCAATTTTGTGGGGGACAGTTGGCATATTTGTTCAGACTATCTACACATTGTCTGAAGGTAATTCCTTCTCAATTGGATTCTTGCGGTTAGCGATTTCGCTACCTGTGTTGTTTTTTGCTTGTGCGCGTACTTTAGTAGGATGGCAAATGTTGCAAATTGCCAAACGCGATTTGGCGTTGATGCTACTAACTGGAGCAATGACTGCGTTCTATCAAGTCTGTTACTTTACATCTATTAGCTACATCGGTGTGGCAGCTGCTACACTCATCACACTTTGTACTGCGCCTGTTTGGGTTGCTCTACTAGCTTCACTAATACTGCATGAGCGGTTTACGCTGGGAATACTTTTGGCAGGTTTGTGTGCGGTTGGAGGAACAGCATTGCTAGTTAATGTTCAACCTGGACAGATTACAGTGCGATCGCAAATTTTAGGAGTTTGTTTAGCCCTCAGTTCAGCATTGGCATATGCATCGGTGACGCTATGTAGTCGATTACTATCAAGACGCTATCATCCCCTGCAATCACTCACAGTCAGCTTCTTTGCTGGAGCAGTTTTTCTTTTACCGATCGCGTTAATAACTGGGTTGGTGCTTCAATACCCTTTTGTCGGTTGGATAGCTCTGTTGTATTTAGGCATTGTCACAACTGCCTTTGCTTACGTGCTATATTTCAGCGGGATACGTCATACACCCGCTACAGTTGCTAGCATTGCTACCCTACTTGAGCCGTTAACTTCAACGATTTTGGCATGGTGGCTATTGGGTGAAAATTTGGGTACTTCGGGCATTATCGGAGGTGTCTTGTTGTTGATCGCGATTGGAACACTTTATTGGGACTTGCGTTGGAACCAACGTCATTCTAGAAGAAACTAA
- the nth gene encoding endonuclease III: MSIVRKLASKKQRALEILNRLQRLYPEAPCTLNYATPVQLLVATILSAQCTDERVNQVTPELFRRFPDAVAIANADLAELEAIIRPTGFYRNKAKNIQAACRILVQEYGGNVPARMEKLLTLPGVARKTANVVLAHAYDIHVGVTVDTHVKRLSYRLGLTKHTDPLHIERDLMRLLPQEDWENWSIRLIYHGRAICKARNPLCDACVLADLCPSANLMNPPQQELSSVLPAQTPAT; encoded by the coding sequence GTGAGTATTGTTCGTAAATTGGCAAGTAAAAAGCAACGGGCACTGGAAATTCTGAATCGCTTGCAGCGATTGTATCCAGAAGCCCCTTGTACGTTAAATTATGCGACGCCGGTGCAACTTTTGGTAGCGACGATTCTCTCTGCGCAGTGTACTGATGAACGCGTGAATCAAGTGACACCAGAGTTGTTTCGGCGGTTTCCCGATGCAGTGGCGATCGCGAATGCCGATCTTGCTGAATTAGAAGCGATTATTCGTCCTACAGGTTTCTATCGTAACAAGGCAAAAAACATTCAAGCTGCTTGTCGCATCTTGGTGCAAGAGTACGGTGGTAACGTGCCAGCGCGGATGGAAAAATTGTTAACGTTGCCAGGAGTTGCGCGCAAAACGGCTAATGTTGTTCTCGCTCATGCTTATGATATCCATGTTGGAGTAACAGTAGATACTCATGTCAAGCGGTTATCGTATCGCTTAGGATTAACAAAGCATACCGATCCGCTGCATATTGAGCGTGACTTGATGCGCTTATTACCTCAAGAAGACTGGGAAAACTGGTCGATTCGATTAATTTATCACGGTCGGGCAATTTGCAAAGCCCGAAATCCTTTGTGTGACGCTTGTGTGCTAGCTGACTTATGTCCATCTGCTAATCTTATGAATCCGCCGCAGCAGGAATTATCTTCAGTTTTGCCAGCACAAACTCCCGCTACTTAG
- the rseP gene encoding RIP metalloprotease RseP — protein MSVLAAIAVLALLIVVHELGHFIAARSQGIHVNRFSLGFGPVLLKYQGKETEYAVRAFPLGGYVGFPDDDPDSKIPPNDPNLLRNRPVLDRAIVISAGVIANLIFAYLLLVIQIGTVGAPQLNFEPGVLVPAVVTEQTSVAAQAGIKPGDIIISVDGKELPASQEALSYLRQVIQQHPNQSLPLTIQRNDETISLNVTPEAGEDGQGRIGVQLAPNGKVERQRASNIIEAFTTGATEFQRIVVLTGQGFVQLISNFSQTADQVAGPVKIVEIGASIAQSDAGNLFQFAALISVNLALINILPLPALDGGQLAFLLIEGLRGKPLPTHIQDGVMQTGLMLLLGLGIFLIVRDTANLEWVQNLF, from the coding sequence ATGTCAGTTTTGGCAGCGATCGCAGTTTTAGCGCTATTGATCGTGGTACACGAACTGGGACACTTTATTGCAGCAAGGTCTCAAGGTATCCACGTTAACCGTTTCTCGCTGGGCTTTGGTCCGGTTTTGTTAAAGTACCAGGGAAAGGAAACTGAGTATGCTGTCAGGGCATTTCCTTTAGGTGGGTATGTTGGGTTTCCTGATGACGATCCCGATAGCAAAATTCCGCCCAACGATCCTAATTTACTACGCAATCGTCCTGTGCTTGATCGGGCAATAGTGATTAGTGCAGGCGTTATTGCTAACTTGATCTTTGCCTATTTATTACTCGTAATCCAGATTGGTACAGTTGGCGCGCCGCAACTTAATTTTGAGCCTGGCGTTTTAGTTCCGGCAGTTGTTACCGAACAAACAAGTGTAGCTGCCCAAGCTGGTATCAAGCCAGGAGACATTATTATCAGTGTAGATGGGAAAGAATTACCCGCTTCGCAAGAAGCACTATCTTATCTACGCCAGGTGATCCAACAACACCCAAATCAATCATTACCACTGACAATTCAACGCAACGACGAAACCATTTCGCTGAACGTCACACCCGAAGCTGGTGAAGATGGTCAAGGACGCATCGGCGTACAATTAGCGCCTAATGGTAAAGTCGAACGTCAGCGTGCAAGCAATATCATAGAAGCGTTTACGACAGGTGCGACTGAATTTCAGCGAATTGTCGTTTTGACAGGGCAAGGTTTTGTTCAGTTAATTAGTAACTTTAGTCAAACCGCCGATCAAGTCGCAGGTCCTGTAAAAATTGTAGAAATTGGCGCAAGTATCGCTCAATCGGATGCAGGAAACCTCTTTCAATTTGCAGCGTTAATCAGCGTTAACCTGGCTTTGATTAATATTCTGCCGCTACCTGCGTTAGATGGCGGACAACTCGCGTTTTTACTTATTGAAGGCTTGCGTGGTAAGCCTCTACCTACCCATATTCAAGACGGAGTCATGCAAACAGGACTCATGTTATTGTTGGGGTTAGGTATCTTCTTAATTGTGCGCGATACTGCAAACCTTGAGTGGGTGCAGAATTTGTTCTAG